The nucleotide sequence TGCTCCAGTGGCTGGTAAAAACACAAAGGTACTGATTTGTCGGACATAACACTTCATCAGTATCTATCTAACTGCAGAATGAAAATGACCTGAGGTCAACAAATACATTAGTTATTATGTAGTACCTTCTCAATTTATAACAGGAAACTTAAACTCACCTCAAAAGACAAAACAGTTTGACTATTTTGTAGTGGCTTTTTCATAGAGCCATTTGGTTCAgttctctgtgtctttctcaaaGACTCCACTGTGTTTTCTTCACAAGCTGTGTTATGTGAAGGGTGTGGCGATGTGGACTCAGTTGTTTTTTGTCTGTTTAGTGTGCCATGGCTGTGGTGCTCTGAGGTGTCCCCTTTCATCTCCACAGGAACGTTGCTGCATGGATGGCCTCCTGCCCGAGCTGCATTTCTAACAGAGTCATGGCTGCATATCTCATTTACCTTATTACCCATGGGACTGAGCTCCTGGAGTGTGCCCTGCTGGGCTAAATCAGTGGCTTGATAAACTCCATGGGGTTCAGTTGTAGGCTCTCTATGAGGGCAAAGGGTCTCCTCTGTCAAACACAGTTGTGGCAGTGCCATAGATATTAGAAGCTCCTGTTTgggatacacacagatacacacacagtaacCTTGTCAAGGACTGGTCACCAATTGGTGTAAACTTGCTCGGCTAGCTATCTATTTCACGTTACCTCTATTTCAGAGTCCTCCAATGACAGACACTCTAGGCCCTCTGTGTGTTTAGGAAGAAGGGCTACTGGTCGCCGAAAGATGGATATGTCTTCTTCATTTTCAGACTGGAGAGTAAGATTAGACAAATTTCAGCTAACGTTTGATACATTTATCTAGATTTACTTTGGCAAACACAATTCAAACTCTTGTAGAACAGCAAGTAAGTAGCAAAGCTCATACAAATTAAGGGTTTTTCAtagggctagctagctaacgttgtcTTACTGCTGCActtcttgttagctagctaacgttagctaagtgCAGTAATCAAACTCACTGATGAAGAATCCGAATCAATGGACGGAATATGGGGTTTGAAGCTGTCAAAAAGAGCATTCCAACGCGTTGAAGGATCCGTGTCCATATTGATATAAACTAATGCATCTATAATCATCAAGATAGACCACTCTTATGTGAAAGCAGTAGCAGTCGGCTACACTAAGTTAGCTAAAGTTAAATAGCTGCTAACAACAACTAGCAAACTGTTGGTTACCATAACAACTGAACTATGAGAGATAGCGCATATAAATTATGGAGGAGCACGTGTTGCAGTGCAGAAGAGATGGGGCCTGGGGAAAGATGGTCAACATGAACATGTCAACATCTTAACTGCGAGTTAAGTAATGTATGAACCGTTCAAGTTCTGCGGTCTATGAATCCTGCAGTAAAAGCTGTATTGGAAATGTGCTGCTGTAAAATTGCTTCTGCCCACTTCTTCAAAATGAAAACGTTATAGTGTCGTTATATGTAGGCCCTGGAGGTTTACTTCTCCCTCTGCTTAGAGTTCTGGACCATTATGGTACAGGAGGAAGTGTTTGCCTTGTGTACACACATGGTCCATCTGGCCCCTCAATAGCTGGGCCTCTGCACCTTTAATTGGTAAAGGCTGCTATTGTTTACCTAGGGCCTATATCTATATTTGGTCGTGTGACCAATTCCTTGTTGAGCAAATCTGTCTCTTAAATATTTATTCAGAGGACAAAAACAAACATGACTTGTGTTTATTCAAAGGAGGAGTTTAATAGTCACCCATTCAAAAGTGGACTGCTTTGAAACATGTCCTAAAAGCTAAATGTACTGTACACTGTGCATTCTAGTAGGCTTACTTGCAATTTTTTTGTGCAATGATTTAATGAACATTTCATGAAATCTGAAACTAACTAAAAGTGTATGATGCAAAAGCTACATACTTGCAACATGTAAGGCCTAATTACCACGGTAGCAaaaatattttgttacattacatatTTTGAGAAATAATTAATATAGGCTAAATCATTGAATGTACAGGGAAACTTGTAGGCTAATAACAATTATTTTGAAATGATTGTCTTCCAAATGTCTGGCGTCTTTGACCCCTTCAGCAGTTGTTGAAATGTTCGTTGCTGATATCCCTCAGGTCATGGCCAACCAAGCCTGGAGGGCTGTTGCATGTTATATTGTTGTAGATGGTGACAACAGTGTGGGGTTCCTCTCCCTCAGCCATGGTTTCCACTTGCCGGGGCACCGTCTGTGGTCTCCTCAAGCTGTAGTCTCTAAGGGGAAGGACACTGCAGTCACACTTCCAACGGTTCCCCGTCAGCCACAGTTGGTGTAGGGTATCTGGGATATCTGGTGGAATGCTGCTAAGAGCGTTATCTTTCAGGTTTAGATAGCGTAGCCTGGGCAGCAGCTGCATGGTACCATTGTGCAGGATCTCCAGCCTGTTAGCTGAGAGGTCCAGCCACGAGAGATGCTTCAAGGGCATGAGGCTCTCAGAGGGAAGTTGACGGAACAGGTTGCTGGACAGCAGCAGATAGTCCAGGTTCTTCAGGCCGTAGAAGGTGTGGGAGGTTAGGACCTCGAGCTTGTTGAATCTCAGGTCTAGTTGTTGTAGGCCCAAGAGTTCCACGAAGCTCTGGCGCTCCACCACAGAGATGTTGTTGTTTTGAAGAAAGAGTCGTCGCAGACCCGATAGTCCAATGAAAGCTTGGGTCGTGACCCTGGTCAGACAGCCCTTATCCAGGTGAAGACTGTGGAGCTTGGAGAGACCTTTGAACACTTGGTCTGGAAGACTGCGGAAACAgctgccagacaggttaatgacAGCCAGGTGAGAGAGGCCCATGAAGGTGCCCATCCGGGCCTCCTGCACCTGGTTGTGCTCCAGTTCCAGAACCTCCAGGTGCCCAAGCCCCTCAAAGATCCTGTCCCCCAAGGCATGGATCCGGTTGTAGCTCAGACGCAGTTCTTCAAGGTACTGCAAGTCACGGAAAGTCCTGGGCCTTAGTCCACTGATGGAGTTGTTGGAGAGCCGCAGCACATGGAGGCTGTGAAGACCAAGGAAAGTCTCATCGTGGAGCGCTGATAGTTTATTGTTTGTGAGATCCAGCCATCTGAGGGACTTCATACCCACAAAGGCTCTGGGTACCACCGTCACTATCTGATTCTGAGCCAGGTAAAGCTTTTGCAGTTTGGGGAGCTTCATGAACACATTAGCCTTAATGACCTTCAGGTAATTTCCGGTGAGGTCCAACTCCTTCAGCTCGGTAAGACCTTGGAAGAGTTGTGGCTGTAAGTAAGCCAGCCTATTCCCAGCAAGAACCAGCTCCCTCAGGCCATGCAGGTCATGGAACCCAGTCTCAGGCAACACTGCTAATGAGTTCCACCCCAAGTTGAGAAGCCACATATGTGGGAGACCAGCAAACAGCTTCTCCTCAATGCGGGACAGTTGGTTGTTATGGAGACTAAGCGAGGCGAGGTTAGGCGTGTTCTGGAAGATAGTGCCCGGCAACGAACGGATGCGGTTGCGCTCCAGGTGGATGTGAGCTAGCGACTTAAGCCCTCTGAACACCTGGGAGTCAAGGGACACCAGCTGACCGCTCTGTAGATTCAGAAAATCCAAGTTGCTGAGATCCTTGAAGGCGGTGGCAGGCAGAGTGGTGAACAGGTTTCCATCCAGCCAGAGGGAGCGAGTGGAGACAGGCACGTCAGAGGGGGCCTGGGTGTAGTTGCGTGCGCTGCAGTAGACATTGAGCTCTAGACTGTAGTCGTCATGCAGACAGGTGCAGCCCTTGGAACAAGGAATGGGCTCCTCAGTAGGTTTCTCTCCCCCTGTGTCAGGGTCTGGCAACACCAGTGATGTCCCCAGTACCCACAACACCAGTAGCACAATGGTGTGCATAACAGCTGTGGGTAGAGAGCAGAGGAAGTAAGCTCAATGTTGGTGCTCCTTATCTAAAACTACTTAATATGCTTATTCTCTTTGTAATTAACATGTACTTTCTCACATTTTAAGTCCTCCCTGAAAGCCAATCAATTAACATATGTACTCAGATTTTACGTGAACCAACTTAAGATCAATAGTATAGGCAATGCCTAGGCCTATTTCCAATATCATTATAATTAATTTTTTTACTGCAAACATTCATTACTAAAATATGCAAAGCTACTATAAAGTGTACATGAATTTCTATTATGTGTCATTTTAAAAGATGAAAGTTCAATGAATCAGAATAGTTTACCTTACCTTATATTTCAGCGATTTTGACTGAGGTAGACCGACAGACAGCCACCCACTAAACGAAGGacgtgtgtatttgtgtttggAATGGAAAACCTGCCTAGTCTTTCTAGAAAAAGTCAGACCCACTGAACTCTCAGAATTAACCTGTTCATACCCTATGACCAGCATCATCATCAGTCTTTCAATGAGACTATGGTCTTATCtctctcaaatatattttttatacgtATACAAACCTATCAGTATCTTTATAAGTATATTTTGAGTGAACATTCTTAACTATTTGATGTTCAAGAATATAATAAACAAAATGCATTGTTTCCCCCATGACCTCAGTTACCTCTTATCTCTCTATTGGTTCTTACTACATAACATCATTAATACCGCAAAAATTAATATTATATGAATGTCTACTGTACATATGGTCTGGTGGTCTGACTTTCAAGTAGCCTTTTGCTGTTTACTAAAGCCAGGGTCAGATTCTGACTGATACAGACAGCATGGCTGAGAGATAAGACAAACCTGGTGCAATAAACCTGTACTGGCTGAAAAGTAGCAATGgcattttgaaatgtacagttgaagtcggaagtttacatacaccttcgcctaatacatttaaactcagtttttcacaattcctgacatttaatcctagtaaaagttccctgtcttaggtctgttaggatcaccactttatttaaaaatgtgaaatgtcagaataatagtagagagaatgatttatttcagctttaatttctttcatcacattcccagtgggtcagaagtttacatacactcaattagtatttggtagcattgcctttaaattgtttaacttgggtcaaacatttcgggtagccttccacaagcttccgacaataagttgggtgaattttggcccattcctcctgacagagctggtgtaactgagtcaggtttgtaggcctccttgcttgcacacgctttttcagttctgcccacaaattctctataggattgaggtcagggctttgtgatggccactccaataccttgactttgttgtccttaagcccttttgtcacaactttggaagtatgcttggggtaattgtccatttggaagacccatttgcgagcaagctttaacttcctgactgatgtcttgagatgttgcttcaatatatccacataattttccatcctcatgatgccatctattttgtttaagtgcaccagtccctcctgcagcaaagcacccccacaacatgatactgccatccccgtgcttcacggttgggatggtattcttcggcttgcaagcctccccctttttcctccaaacataacgatgttcattatggccaaacagttctatttttgtttcatgagaccagaggacatttctccaaaaagtacgatctttgtccccatgtgcagttgcaaactgtagtctggatttttttatggcagttttggagcagtggcttcttccttgctgagctgcatttcaggttatgtcaatatagaactagttttactgtggatatagtacgtgtttcctccagcatcttcacaaggtcctttgctgtattctgggattgatttgcacttttcacaccaaagtacactcatctctaggagactgaacgcgtctccttcctgaacggtatgacggctgcgttgtcccatggtgtttatacttgcgtactattgttggtacagatgaacgtggtaccttcaggcgtttggaaattgctccaaaggatgaaccagacttgtggaggtctgcaatttttttcAGAAGATTTTGCTaacttcttttgattttcccatgatgtcaagcaaagattttgaaggttgatgatgatgatgtcaattagcctatcagaagcttctaaagccatgacataattttctggaattttccaagctgtttaaatgcacagtcaactttgtgtattttaacttctgacccactggaattgtgatacagtgaactataagtgaaataatctgtctgtaaacaattgttgggaaaatgacttgtgtcatgcacaaagtagatgtcctaaccgacttgccaaaactacagtttgttaacaagaaatttgtggagtggttgacaaacgagttttaatgactccaacctaagtgtatgtaaacttctgacttcaactgtattacaaAAAGAGATTCAGGTTTGTACTTGCAATGTGCGTAAAAGCTCAGTATTATGTGTTGTTAGATCTTTTATTGTCAGAATGTTGTCTTGATATCAGTGCACTGTAGCTAATCATTATCCCAGGTATAGGGAAATGTAGTTGTTTCTTATCTCATAGCACACACATTGACCAGCAAACAGACTCTGATGTTAAACTTGGGTTGACTTTCACTTTATCCTCTTTCTCTGTAGCTTGGTTTCGTGAACTTACTGGACTACCCAGAACCAGACGTGTGCCTAAGGACGTCCAAATTCAATAAAATCTAACAGAAAACGTGACCATTGGCTGGACAATCCTGGACTTTGAGAGACTGGCGGTTAAGAAAAGACATGGGTATGTTGTGTAATGCCTTCTCCAATACTGGCAGGCATTAAATGACATTGTTTTGTCACACTGAACATTTTAGTCGCTAAATGATATCCTAAACCTAGACTTAAGTAGGTATATCAGGGTTTTAAGACACAAAGTCATACTTTTGACACAGAACTGTCACCTTAGTTCTCTGTTTAGCTCAACAAGTTTCTCCTTTCACAATGTGATTGTTTCATGATAGTGAACAACATGAGACTTGCCTGAAAGGTGCTAGAAAGATTAAGCATCCCTAATATTTAAGCAGTGTTTAATTTTTATAATTGGTGGTGCTATTCACTTCTTTCACCACTAGAGAACACTGCTGCTCTGTTATCTAGGCATATGAGACACGTTGAAGGAACCCGAAAGCTCACTTTCTCTGAAAGAAAAGACCCTTCAGCATACAAGCCAGTTATCCCAATCTGTTTGCTGGTGTTTACATGTTTTGAGATATTGTTTTACTTTGAATTAGTCCAACAAGTTAGCCACCTTACCACATACACTCTGTCATGGCAGTGTTTCATTCAAGTTGGATTCAGAACTTCCATTTCTGCTCTAGCAGAGGAGGCCCTTGTTTGCTACAGCATGGTGTCAAATTAAAATAATATGGAAGAACATTGTTGAGTTTTATGCTGTTAGAATGATTAATGAGCCATCGCAAAAAGATATACCAGCTTATTTACTTATCCTATTTTTAAGAAATGAAGGGAATGGGTCTCATGAAGGAGTGTAAATCCCTGTACCGGAGGGAAATAGTGTGTCAATAGTGTGTCAGTTAACAATTCCTGCTCCCCAGACAAACACCTGTAATTGGCTCACTCCCCTGCACTCAACCAGCAGAAAGGTTCCCTTCCCAGGTCTGTCAGCACCGGGAGAACAGGAGGCTTCATGGTGAGTGACAGAGCCCCAGTTGCAGTGGCAGTGAATGTAGAGCAATGTCTTGGGCTCTGCTGGGAGTCAGTGTTTATATACAGGAGGAATAGATAAACTCCTCAGTCACATAACTAGCAGTGGAAAAGTTGAGAACTTCCTCAGCAGTGGTGAACAGACCTGAAGGGCaccgtgtcagtgtgtgttggagAATCCGTGCTGATAGCTACAATACCGCATCTTCcttatatttttgttattccttCTGCTGCTCATGACTGTCTGTCAGAGAATTAATGCCTAGAGGGGCAAGTGCACTCTACTGCCTTCCAAATTCTATCCCAACAGTAGAGAATACTGCCTACCTCGATTAGGCTAACTGTTGTGTAATCGTGCAGGCTGACACTGTTTTGATTGCTGGTTATGGTGCAAAGCTATGTTATATTTTACGATAATAGAGAAAATAATATTCTTGCCAGTTGCACAGACTTGTTTTTTACAGCTGGCTTATTATACAGTTTGTAGGCTAACTAAATACATTATATGTGGGGTTTGTGTATAGTGCAGGGCTGTCGAAGGTAGCCCTGCACAAGTCCCTTAAGATCACATGCAACAGCCATATTGTATGAAATCTAGCATGTCGTCTTCCCTGGGATAACATATGCTGCTGCCATATTGGATTCTCCAGATGTAGGGAGCAGATAATAGGTATAATTTCATAAAAGAACATTACCATTCCTCTGGGTACTTTTGCATGAATATTGCAAGAGATGACATCAAACCCAATCCACTGACAAGTGAGAGGGGGCATAGAAGTTTAAAGTCATTTCCTTTCTCTTTATACAGGCTATGTATGTAGAGGGGCTAGAGTCAAGGAATGTGTTGTAAAAATTGGTTTGCAGTAGATTGTAGCCTACAACTACACAGGTGAAGTGGAACAAGCTTATTTCTATTTCACAGTGATAGAACAGTAGTGAATAAAAGTTAGGTTAGCGGAGCCGTGGGAGACATAGGGTAAGAAGAGTTTACCTCAAGGTAATATGAAATAACCATGGAACTTTTTCATTATTTCAGGGATTAATTGTATTATCGTGTtacaaaaaagtattttaatCGACTCAGAACATGAAATAATCCCCTCGAGAGATGTATTATTACTCTCCAAGACAAGATTCTTCTGCCCTCAAGATAAGACTAATCTTCCCTGAAGATGTAAGATTATTCACTTGAAAAGGATGTTCCTGTAAAATTGAAAATGATGCCCCAACCTGTCTCAAAATGGAGAGGAACTGTCAGAAAGGGCCATGATCCCCATCTGAATCAAAGGTAAAGAATAATGAAGCTGTAGCACAGAAAATACTTTGTAGGAATGAACTAACCTGTATGATTTTAAATGCTTGAAtcagaaaacattactttgaccCACTGGTCTGCTGTTGAGATGAGTCCATATCACACGCCATCTGTTGGGTACATCCTACTAGGCCTATAGGCATTAGATGAAACCTGCAGGCCTCAATCTCAAACAAATGGACTTATTGGCACCAATGTTCTCTCTAATGTTTTGGGGCACTGAGAAAATTTTAGGTCTTGTGAGTGGAAACTTGAACCTTGTGAGAATTTTATGCAAATTCCGGCACTGATATtcagtgaacactgaggctgtaccctattgtggctatttgagcataatgtaggcctaccaacaaaaccaatggagcAAATCATATAACATTTTTACATGGAAATAGCTTTTGATTTCTATGATATAGCTTACATTAGCCTATATTTGgtgttcaatgcaggcctacattgTATGACACTTTTAATAACATTTTTACATTCTGAAGGGCTTGACATTGATTTTTTACTAGGGTCTGTTCTGTAACACCGTGGGCCAAATAGGTGACTGTAAATTGCATTGTATTGTATGATGCAAGAAATCACTTTACAAAATAACAGTGATTATTATTACCATACAGAGAATTAGACAATGTAGGCTACCTCTCTGCCTATCGGCTTATTTGCAAATTCAAGCCTGCGTCAAAATACATCACTGCCCCTTTAATTAAGACGTAAGCTTTTTGcctgactggcttttcaaagacTACTTGAAATGTAGCctcttgtaggaagcagtaaCTCCCCAAGGCTGACCTAtacttatctataactgggctaataactcgctaactagcaaagaatatcaacaaatgtgcacaTGCGCGGCTCTGATCTGAAAAGGGCATTCAATCGCGGGTGATTGCAAGACCGCTCGTGGCCTACCCCCGCCAATAGAATTCTACTCCTTTGCGCTCTggctctgcctacaacaaaatcaaaGACTAAATCTTgcaaagttagatttgttttgctgatataatgttgattcgatcactgttgataaaacgtttactggagacaggagatcaagtggagacataggacgaggtggataattatataataaggccgttttattcaagtgtaaagatatcaggcaaaagcgtgcacggcccctttctgtctgattcttatggaatcgtcggagaagagaGCGCTCTTAACAGTACAttcagattatataggcaactagcaaagtaggttgatcttgtcgtctggccttccgattggtcgatctgggtcgtgggttgtcctgtccgggcctgatgtcgacattccattggctcttcccacagtcctttgtcttgtgctccaaccttgagttgtgtgtgtctgtgattgtcatgggggaggggagttgtgtgtgtcgatGGTTGTcgtctaatgagaccagcatatgtccaagagaaagagggggtgtgtgcatgttgtgtcaaatatagctaatgttgagaagttgttaaaacaagttaccaatatctaatacaatttcttacatcACAGAAAAAAACATTGATCTATATAGTCTAATCTAATGGGTGCGAACTCAGTGAAGATCAATCTCTTGCGTCTCTGTGCGGCCTGGCATTTCTTCTGCACAGCAGTCCTGGAGGAGGTGCGCAGTTTAAAGGGAACATTGATTGGCACTAATTAATTCCATCTAACTGGATGGAGGCAATTTTTCACAATTAATAAGAACAGAGGCCTTCCTTCCTGATACACAATCAAATTGACTCCCGGTTTTCGGTATGAAAACGTCTGACAGAGACCTATCCATTCAAGAGCTCTGAAATGTCCAGCTGTGTGAGCCAAAGCCATTTGAAACATTAGTGACTGGAATCATGTCATTCAGCCTCATGCTCGGCTTGGGAGGTAGATTATGGTGCGATGAGAATGATTGTGACTAGGTATGGTCTCATTtatttatgatttatttttgtTGGTACCACGCCAAGCTGATTGCTGGTCAGATCAGAAAGGAGATCCACACAACCCTATTCAATTAGGAACCCAATTCATTTGGGAATTGAATTGGTCAAATGTAGCCCACTTTGAATCCATGTAAGCCTTAGCTAATACATTTCTCACATACACTTTCATATCCCTGGATGATTTTTAACCCTCGTCACATGCTGTAACCTGTGCCTCTGACCATTATGCAATCAATCAAGCGTTGATGGAGGCATGATTCAGAGAGCAACAAAGAACCCAAATCTGAGGGGTGATCTTTTTACATTGATGCTGATTGGTGTGTGGTCTGTCTGATTGTTAGAGAAAAAAAATAAATCTGCCTTTCATATAAGGTTTCAAACCCTCTAACGGTTTCCTAGGCATTCATT is from Salvelinus namaycush isolate Seneca chromosome 41, SaNama_1.0, whole genome shotgun sequence and encodes:
- the LOC120034120 gene encoding insulin-like growth factor-binding protein complex acid labile subunit; this encodes MHTIVLLVLWVLGTSLVLPDPDTGGEKPTEEPIPCSKGCTCLHDDYSLELNVYCSARNYTQAPSDVPVSTRSLWLDGNLFTTLPATAFKDLSNLDFLNLQSGQLVSLDSQVFRGLKSLAHIHLERNRIRSLPGTIFQNTPNLASLSLHNNQLSRIEEKLFAGLPHMWLLNLGWNSLAVLPETGFHDLHGLRELVLAGNRLAYLQPQLFQGLTELKELDLTGNYLKVIKANVFMKLPKLQKLYLAQNQIVTVVPRAFVGMKSLRWLDLTNNKLSALHDETFLGLHSLHVLRLSNNSISGLRPRTFRDLQYLEELRLSYNRIHALGDRIFEGLGHLEVLELEHNQVQEARMGTFMGLSHLAVINLSGSCFRSLPDQVFKGLSKLHSLHLDKGCLTRVTTQAFIGLSGLRRLFLQNNNISVVERQSFVELLGLQQLDLRFNKLEVLTSHTFYGLKNLDYLLLSSNLFRQLPSESLMPLKHLSWLDLSANRLEILHNGTMQLLPRLRYLNLKDNALSSIPPDIPDTLHQLWLTGNRWKCDCSVLPLRDYSLRRPQTVPRQVETMAEGEEPHTVVTIYNNITCNSPPGLVGHDLRDISNEHFNNC